One window of the Eriocheir sinensis breed Jianghai 21 chromosome 59, ASM2467909v1, whole genome shotgun sequence genome contains the following:
- the LOC126985569 gene encoding transient receptor potential cation channel subfamily A member 1 homolog, translating into MGTNISKSDDESSELTSEMVETGQMRRGRSCMVSILSESLRVQSDLTLSMHQLAEQGNTEALEVKLQNGEDVNQTDEEQLSALHHAARLNQLSAARLLLRHHARVDQPGPDNRTPLHYAARCRAKLRVDTAPLVDIEGLTGILEPEVEENKNKLTTSPSEEKKRKDEENEKREAESKEEESRSGGSGSGGGGGGGEVSMILLLHSHSADVNAKDKYGQTPLHFAAMTGNLAAAEDLVTTCRADVEIEDSQQMTPLIVAATHGYLSLSSLLLHDAHANLRQADSSKQTALHRAAKGGHLEVVRLLLEGRDSMKQFGVFLNAKDRKSKTALYHACSNGHLEVARELLSAGAEVDADTTKLATPLHAAASVGNVEVMKALLEHKASLDTPDIYQRTPLMYAAAGNHASAIKLLVQRGADREHLDLQHSTALLVAAHGGHAAAVRMLLSLGADLCADDRLDRTAVFLSAQQGKMEALKVLLDTGRCKELLNAIDCYGFPPLHAAVLSGNKGAMDLLRKAGAAMDKRNEEQDTLLHLAARKGYTGILTELIPRCMTLLNSENEDLDTPLHVSSRLGHEGAVAALLEAGADVTATNASSSTPLHLAASLGHLQVVVRLLDAGAPMDVYNKEHKTPLLVGVAAGRVGVVRLLLGRGASLSTQDESHQSALQLAVTAGHREMAMALVTSPGWEEALRHAHTEEGGRRVTPFRMLVERLPDVAEEVLNRCIQPATRILAGGNTEKGDTEMIFECLDDTYQLAGASGGGGGSPYEHSGHLKDRARPYTTDARLLRRNHPLMLMVQYRRTALLAHPVCVSLIKHKWKRYGSLLYYGYLALYLVFVFALTGYVLSARILNWVDATNQTNSSGIQLTDAVSCEEVDWDVWYGTYFMESCKWMVVTFAVVEMLKEMFQFYQARTAYLSGENLVEWACYVCAVIFVQDLSDCPVKEGWQWQIGAMAVFLAWMNLLLFIRVFPFFGIYVIMFTEILTTFSSFFAVFFFFIVAFAMGFFTVLSGEHSFRTPAHSLLRTAVMMIGEINYVDVFNNPDAPLQYPEVTYILLVAFLVFMSILIMNLLVGLAVDDIKGVQDQAMLEKLAMQTELVLELEMVIPDWVRRRCVVRSLTIPSRRSAGCFGGCCGKFSFYQEREKSDIEELRHEVLSLRASLEHVTDTQRPLRDLGGDLARLRQVVTELNHHMRLKS; encoded by the exons atgGGAACAAACATCTCGAAAAGCGACGATG aGTCCAGCGAGCTCACTTCGGAAATGGTCGA gaCAGGTCAGATGCGGAGGGGGAGGTCATGCATGGTCAGCATCCTCAGCGAGAGCCTGCGCGTCCAGAGTGACCTCACGCTCTCCATGCACCAG CTAGCGGAGCAGGGGAACACCGAGGCGCTGGAAGTCAAGCTACAGAACGGGGAGGACGTGAATCAGACGGACGAGGAGCAGCTGTCGGCCCTGCACCACGCCGCTCGCCTGAACCAGCTCTCCGCCGCCCGCCTCCTGCTTCGCCACCACGCCCGCGTAGACCAACCGGGGCCCGACAACCGCACGCCCCTCCACTATGCTGCGAg GTGTCGGGCAAAGCTTCGAGTGGACACGGCTCCCCTGGTGGACATCGAAGGCCTCACGGGAATCTTAG AACCCGAagttgaagaaaacaaaaacaagctcacaacatcaccatcagaagagaagaagaggaaagacgaggaaaacgaGAAACGGGAAgcggagagcaaggaggaggaatcaagaagtggaggaagtggatcaggaggtggaggaggtggaggggaagtgtccatgatcctcctcctccactcccataGCGCTGACGTGAACGCGAAGGACAAATACGGACAGACGCCTTTGCACTTCGCGGCCATGACGGGGAACTTGGCGGCAGCTGAGGACCTTGTGACGACCTGCAGGGCTgatgtggag ATTGAGGACTCCCAGCAGATGACCCCCTTAATCGTCGCCGCTACCCACGGCTACCTAAGTCTGTCATCGCTCCTCCTGCACGACGCGCATGCCAACCTTCGCCAGGCAGACTCATCCAAACAGACCGCCCTGCACCGCGCCGCCAAGGGAGGACATCTG GAGGTGGTGAGGCTGCTGCTGGAGGGTCGAGACAGCATGAAGCAGTTCGGGGTGTTTCTGAACGCCAAGGACAGGAAGAGCAAGACAGCGCTGTACCACGCCTGCAGCAACGGCCACCTCGAG GTGGCGCGCGAGCTCCTGTCGGCTGGTGCGGAGGTGGATGCTGACACGACTAAGCTGGCCACGCCCCTACACGCCGCGGCCTCCGTGGGCAACGTGGAGGTGATGAAGGCGCtgctggag caCAAGGCATCACTGGACACTCCGGATATCTACCAGCGCACGCCCCTCATGTACGCGGCAGCGGGCAACCACGCGTCCGCCATCAAGTTGTTAGTGCAGCGCGGAGCCGACAGGGAGCACCTCGACCT tcaacaCAGCACGGCCCTTCTGGTGGCGGCTCACGGGGGTCACGCGGCCGCCGTCAGGATGCTACTGTCCCTCGGTGCTGACCTCTGCGCTGACGACAGGCTGGACAGGACGGCGGTGTTCCTCAGCGCTCAGCAGGGCAAGATGGAGGCGctgaag gtTTTGTTGGACACCGGCCGCTGCAAGGAGCTTCTCAACGCCATCGACTGCTACGGCTTCCCGCCCCTCCACGCCGCGGTGCTCTCCGGGAACAAGGGCGCCATGGACCTGCTGCGGAAGGCGGGGGCGGCGATGGACAAGCGGAACGAGGAACAGGACACGCTTCTCCATCTGGCGGCGAGGAAGGGATATACGGG GATACTCACGGAGCTCATCCCGCGCTGCATGACTCTCCTGAACTCCGAGAACGAGGACTTGGACACCCCCTTGCACGTTTCCAGCCGCCTGGGTCACGAGGGGGCGGTGGCGGCGCTGCTGGAGGCGGGCGCGGACGTGACGGccaccaacgcctcctcctccacgcccctcCATCTCGCAGCATCCCTCGGTCATCTCCAGGTGGTGGTTCGCCTGCTGGATGCTGGAGCCCCGATGGATGTGTATAATAAG GAGCACAAGACGCCGCTGCTGGTGGGCGTGGCGGCAGGGCGTGTGGGGGTGGTGCGGCTGCTGCTGGGGCGTGGGGCATCCCTCTCCACGCAGGACGAGAGTCACCAGAGCGCGCTGCAGCTGGCGGTGACGGCGGggcacag GGAAATGGCCATGGCGCTGGTGACGTCGCCAGGATGGGAGGAGGCACTGCGTCACGCCCACACGGAGGAGGGCGGCCGGAGAGTCACGCCCTTCAGGATGCTGGTGGAGCGGCTGCCTGACGTGGCCGAGGAAGTACTCAACAG ATGCATCCAGCCGGCCACACGCATACTCGCGGGCGGTAACACGGAGAAAGGCGACACAGAAATGATCTTCGAGTGCCTAGATGACACGTACCAGTTGGCCGGGGCGTCAGGAGGCGGCGGGGGGAGTCCTTACGAGCATAGCGGGCACTTGAAGGACCGCGCCAGGCCTTACACAACGGACGCCAGGCTGTTGAGGAGGAACCACCCGCTTATGTTGATGGTGCAGTATAGACGAACGGCCCTTCTCGCTCACCCCGTCTGTGTCTCTCTCATCAAACACAAGTGGAAAAGATATGgcag CCTCCTGTACTACGGTTACCTGGCCCTCTACCTGGTGTTCGTGTTCGCTCTCACCGGCTATGTTCTTTccgccag aATCCTCAACTGGGTGGACGCTACAAATCAGACCAACTCATCAGGAATTCAATTAACGGATGCTGTCAGTTGCGAG GAGGTGGACTGGGACGTATGGTATGGGACATACTTCATGGAGTCCTGCAAGTGGATGGTGGTGACCTTCGCGGTGGTGGAGATGTTGAAGGAGATGTTCCAGTTCTaccag GCCCGTACGGCATACCTGAGcggggagaacctggtggagtGGGCGTGCTATGTGTGTGCTGTCATCTTCGTGCAGGACCTGTCGGATTGCCCGGTGAAGGAG GGGTGGCAATGGCAGATCGGGGCCATGGCGGTGTTCCTGGCGTGGATGAATCTGCTCCTCTTCATCCGCGTCTTCCCCTTCTTCGGCATCTACGTCATCATGTTCACCGAGATCCTCACCACCTTCAGCAGCTTCTTtgcggtcttcttcttcttcatcgtggCCTTCGCGATGGGCTTCTTCACC GTGTTAAGCGGTGAGCACAGCTTCCGGACCCCCGCCCATTCGCTCCTCCGCACCGCCGTCATGATGATTGGGGAGATAAACTATGTAGACGTCTTCAACAACCCAGACGCGCCCCTGCAG TACCCCGAAGTCACCTACATCCTCCTCGTGGCCTTCCTCGTCTTCATGTCCATCCTCATCATGAACCTGCTGGTGGGCCTTGCCGTGGACGACATCAAAGGGGTGCAGGACCAAGCCATGCTGGAGAAACTCGCAATGCAGACCGAG CTGGTCCTGGAGCTGGAGATGGTGATACCTGACTGGGTGCGGCGGCGGTGTGTGGTGCGGAGCCTCACCATCCCCAGCCGAAGAAGTGCCGGTTGCTTTGGGGGCTGTTGCGGCAAGTTCAGCTTCTACCAGGAAcgtgag AAAAGTGACATCGAAGAGTTGCGTCACGAAGTCCTGAGTCTGAGAGCATCGCTGGAGCACGTCACCGACACGCAACGGCCTCTGCGTGACCTCGGCGGCGACCTTGCCCGTCTCCGTCAAGTGGTCACCGAACTTAACCACCACATGCGTCTCAAGAGCTAA
- the LOC126985570 gene encoding integumentary mucin C.1-like, which translates to MESRLPEVTFADLWCECDGNSSSVPRSVLLREQMLQLHSQARTHALCYVGVVLAVYLLGLVVIVRKSGQAERSNVVAALSCCCVKAANCFSRCGNKLKEGQDLEETDSAVTTTTATATTATTTGSASAKSDVSPKVKLQQRKCVVGGSGSSGCSVVVTLKGSRVAASTTPTCGGGGGGGAYNGSLKRVCTGGDVTTTTITTTATTTTTTPTTTTATTTTPTAATSTTTTTSIPHSPITTATTTTTITTATSTTTTPTTTTTTAATTSITFTTNSDKTKTEELDFVISSSYPPTPSLSPLPPLPPPSLPPPPPPPPPPPPGSRGGPLVSFLLFLFTRRPPPPSRPNVKEW; encoded by the exons ATGGAGTCCAGA CTTCCCGAGGTCACCTTCGCCGATCTCTGGTGCGAGTGTGACGGCAACAGCAGCTCGGTTCCTCGCAGCGTGCTCCTTCGCGAACAGATGCTGCAGCTCCACTCGCAGGCTCGCACGCACGCCCTCTGCTACGTGGGCGTCGTGTTGGCCGTGTACCTACTGGGGCTGGTGGTCATCGTGCGGAAGTCTGGCCAAGCGGAGCGAAGCAATGTTGTGGCTGCCCTCTCATGTTGTTGTGTGAAGGCCGCCAATTGCTTCTCTCGTTGTGGGAATAAGTTGAAAGAAGGACAGGACTTAGAGGAGACTGATTCAGCtgttactaccaccactgctactgctactacagctactacaacGGGTTCTGCTTCTGCCAAGTCAGATGTCTCTCCTAAAGTGAAGTTACAGCAAAGGAAGTGtgtggttggtggtagtggtagtagtggttgctCTGTGGTTGTTACTCTGAAAGGTTCGCGTGTGGCAGCATCTACTACTCctacttgtggtggtggtggtggggggggtgccTATAATGGTAGTTTGAAAAGGGTTTGTACTGGTGgtgatgttactactactactattactactacagctactactactactactactcctactactactacagctactactactacgcctactgctgctacttctactactactactacatcgatCCCTCATTCacctattactactgctaccactactactactattactactgctacttctactactactactcctactactactactactactgctgctactacttcgaTCACATTTACTACGAATTCTGATAAAACGAAAACGGAAGAACTAGATTTCGTTATATCGTCAAGTTATCCTCccactccttctctatctcctcttcctccccttcctcctccttccttacctcctcctcctcctcctcctcctcctcctcctcctggatctCGTGGGGGTCCTCTtgtgtccttcctcctcttcctcttcacgcgTCGCCCTCCACCGCCATCACGGCCCAATGTCAAGGAGTGGTGA